The following are encoded together in the Sphaerodactylus townsendi isolate TG3544 linkage group LG12, MPM_Stown_v2.3, whole genome shotgun sequence genome:
- the LOC125441921 gene encoding discoidin domain-containing receptor 2-like isoform X2, translated as MLCLPVLLLVGISCCSSSEVNLAICRYSLGMHEGTIQDEDITASSQWYDSTGPQYARLLREEGDGAWCPAGLLQPEDVQFLQIDLHKLYFITLVGTQGRHARATGKEFARAYRIDYSRNGERWLSWKDRQNRQVIQGNTDTYEVVLKDLRPPVIARYIRVIPVTEQPMTVCMRVELYGCVWFDGLESYSMPEGGMIAAPGHPIVYLNDSTYDGYQERKLLHGGLGQLTDGVLGLDDFTKSHEYRVWPGYDYVGWRNDSFSGGAVEMEFQFDRPRNFTSMKVHCNNMFSKGVKIFQRVECFFKPRLIAEWESEPVGVDTVLDDKNPSARYVTVPLNHRVGKAILCHFYFADTWMMISEISFQSDMDAVDPTVVTVALSTTMEVFLLEKPNVTEGTWGTTTLFATSPWMAPKTEESSTSSLVGCLVAIILVLLIIIIAILWRQYAQKRLETAPRRILEEDATVRLSFYSSRIVGGQTQIHQTNPTYERVFPLDLEYHQPTTLLQKLPELSQSAEDSACSGDYAEPDLTKCTPHQGFQNNVPHYAETDIVSLQGVTGNNTYAVPAITVDSLTKKDISVAEFPRQQLQLKEKLGEGQFGEVHLCEADGLLEFLGRGSAEASSRAVLVAVKMLRANVTKTARNDFLKEIKIMSRLKDPNIIRLLGVCVRDDPLCMITEYMENGDLHQFLLQRQSTSTFTLSNNIPCVSCLHLLLMATQIASGMKYLASLNFVHRDLATRNCLVGNNYTIKIADFGMSRNLYSGDYYRIQGRAVLPIRWMAWESILLGKFTTASDVWAFGVTLWEMFTLCKEQPYSWLSDEQVIENTGEFFRDQGRQAYLSQPLLCPNLVFSLMMKCWSRDIKDRPAFEAIHLFLVEQMDGSI; from the exons ATGCTCTGTTTGCCAGTCCTACTGCTGGTTGGGATCTCCTGTTGCTCCAGCTCAGAAGTGAATCTTG CAATATGCCGATACTCTTTGGGGATGCACGAAGGAACAATCCAAGATGAGGATATCACAGCGTCCAGCCAGTGGTATGACTCTACAGGACCACAGTATGCACG GTTGCTAAGGGAGGAAGGAGATGGGGCCTGGTGTCCAGCTGGCCTCCTACAACCGGAGGATGTGCAGTTTCTCCAGATAGATCTGCATAAACTCTACTTCATCACGCTAGTGGGAACGCAGGGGCGGCACGCTCGAGCCACCGGGAAGGAATTTGCCCGAGCTTACCGGATCGACTATAGCCGCAACGGAGAGCGCTGGCTGTCTTGGAAGGACCGCCAGAACAGGCAG GTGATTCAAGGTAACACTGACACTTACGAAGTTGTCCTGAAAGATCTGCGTCCGCCTGTTATCGCCCGCTACATCCGAGTGATCCCAGTGACCGAGCAGCCCATGACTGTCTGCATGCGAGTGGAGCTCTATGGCTGCGTTTGGTTTG ATGGTTTGGAGTCATACAGCATGCCGGAGGGAGGCATGATTGCAGCTCCTGGCCACCCAATTGTTTACCTGAATGACTCAACCTATGATGGTTACCAAGAACGCAA GCTTTTGCATGGTGGTTTGGGCCAGCTGACCGATGGAGTTCTGGGCCTGGATGATTTTACCAAGAGCCATGAGTACCGTGTGTGGCCAGGCTATGACTACGTTGGCTGGAGAAACGACAGCTTTAGTGGTGGTGCTGTGGAAATGGAGTTCCAGTTTGACCGGCCAAGGAACTTCACCTCTATGAAG GTCCACTGCAATAACATGTTTTCCAAGGGAGTGAAGATCTTTCAGAGGGTAGAGTGCTTCTTTAAGCCACGGTTGATTGCAGAGTGGGAGTCTGAGCCTGTGGGTGTGGACACTGTCTTGGATGATAAAAATCCCAGTGCACGGTATGTGACTGTCCCCCTCAACCACCGTGTGGGCAAAGCCATCCTCTGCCACTTCTACTTTGCTGATACCTGGATGATGATCAGTGAAATCTCCTTCCAATCAG ACATGGATGCTGTCGACCCCACTGTGGTCACTGTGGCTTTAAGCACAACAATGGAAGTGTTCTTACTGGAGAAACCCAACGTGACGGAGGGGACTTGGG GAACCACCACATTGTTTGCCACAAGCCCCTGGATGGCACCCAAGACCGAGGAATCGAGCACCTCCAGCTTGGTTGGCTGTCTCGTGGCCATCATCTTGGttctcctcatcatcatcattgccATCCTGTGGAGGCAGTACGCCCAGAAGCGGCTGGAGACG GCTCCTCGGCGAATCCTGGAAGAAGACGCCACTGTCCGATTGTCCTTCTACAGCTCCAGGATTGTTGGTGGTCAGACACAGATCCACCAGACTAACCCCACCTATGAAAGGGTCTTCCCCTTGGACCTGGAATATCACCAGCCCACGACCCTGCTCCAGAAACTGCCTGAGCTCTCCCAAAGTGCTGAGGACTCAG CCTGCAGTGGCGATTACGCCGAGCCCGATCTTACCAAATGCACACCTCACCAAGGCTTCCAGAATAATGTCCCACACTACGCTGAAACGGATATTGTCAGCCTGCAGGGTGTGACAGGCAACAACACCTACGCTGTGCCGGCCATCACTGTCGACTCCTTGACCAAGAAGGACATCTCTGTGGCTGAGTTCCCgaggcagcagctgcagctgaagGAGAAGCTGGGGGAAGGGCAGTTTGGGGAG GTCCATCTGTGTGAAGCGGATGGTCTTCTAGAATTCCTGGGTCGGGGCTCTGCAGAGGCCTCCAGCAGGGCAGTCTTAGTAGCTGTAAAGATGCTCAGAGCCAACGTCACCAAGACAGCCAG GAACGATTTTCTAAAGGAAATCAAGATCATGTCCCGGCTAAAGGACCCAAATATCATCCGCCTCCTTGGTGTGTGTGTACGGGACGATCCGTTGTGTATGATCACCGAGTATATGGAGAATGGGGATCTTCACCAGTTCCTGTTGCAGAGGCAGAGCACAAGCACCTTCACGCTCTCCAATAACATTCCCTGTGTCAG CTGCCTCCACCTCCTGCTCATGGCTACCCAAATTGCCTCCGGCATGAAGTATTTGGCTTCCCTCAACTTTGTGCATCGAGACCTGGCTACGCGCAACTGCCTGGTTGGGAACAACTACACCATCAAGATTGCCGATTTTGGCATGAGCAGGAATCTGTACAGTGGCGATTACTACCGGATCCAAGGCAGGGCTGTGCTGCCCATTCGCTGGATGGCTTGGGAGAGTATCCTGCTG GGCAAGTTCACCACAGCCAGTGATGTGTGGGCCTTTGGTGTGACTCTGTGGGAGATGTTCACGCTGTGTAAAGAGCAGCCCTACAGCTGGCTCTCAGATGAACAGGTCATTGAGAACACAGGGGAGTTCTTCCGGGACCAAGGCCGCCAG GCTTATCTCTCTCAACCACTCCTGTGTCCAAATCTTGTGTTTTCCTTGATGATGAAGTGCTGGAGTCGAGATATCAAGGACCGCCCAGCATTCGAGGCTATCCACCTGTTTCTGGTGGAGCAAATGGACGGGAGCATTTGA
- the LOC125441921 gene encoding discoidin domain-containing receptor 2-like isoform X1, which produces MLCLPVLLLVGISCCSSSEVNLAICRYSLGMHEGTIQDEDITASSQWYDSTGPQYARLLREEGDGAWCPAGLLQPEDVQFLQIDLHKLYFITLVGTQGRHARATGKEFARAYRIDYSRNGERWLSWKDRQNRQVIQGNTDTYEVVLKDLRPPVIARYIRVIPVTEQPMTVCMRVELYGCVWFDGLESYSMPEGGMIAAPGHPIVYLNDSTYDGYQERKLLHGGLGQLTDGVLGLDDFTKSHEYRVWPGYDYVGWRNDSFSGGAVEMEFQFDRPRNFTSMKVHCNNMFSKGVKIFQRVECFFKPRLIAEWESEPVGVDTVLDDKNPSARYVTVPLNHRVGKAILCHFYFADTWMMISEISFQSADMDAVDPTVVTVALSTTMEVFLLEKPNVTEGTWGTTTLFATSPWMAPKTEESSTSSLVGCLVAIILVLLIIIIAILWRQYAQKRLETAPRRILEEDATVRLSFYSSRIVGGQTQIHQTNPTYERVFPLDLEYHQPTTLLQKLPELSQSAEDSACSGDYAEPDLTKCTPHQGFQNNVPHYAETDIVSLQGVTGNNTYAVPAITVDSLTKKDISVAEFPRQQLQLKEKLGEGQFGEVHLCEADGLLEFLGRGSAEASSRAVLVAVKMLRANVTKTARNDFLKEIKIMSRLKDPNIIRLLGVCVRDDPLCMITEYMENGDLHQFLLQRQSTSTFTLSNNIPCVSCLHLLLMATQIASGMKYLASLNFVHRDLATRNCLVGNNYTIKIADFGMSRNLYSGDYYRIQGRAVLPIRWMAWESILLGKFTTASDVWAFGVTLWEMFTLCKEQPYSWLSDEQVIENTGEFFRDQGRQAYLSQPLLCPNLVFSLMMKCWSRDIKDRPAFEAIHLFLVEQMDGSI; this is translated from the exons ATGCTCTGTTTGCCAGTCCTACTGCTGGTTGGGATCTCCTGTTGCTCCAGCTCAGAAGTGAATCTTG CAATATGCCGATACTCTTTGGGGATGCACGAAGGAACAATCCAAGATGAGGATATCACAGCGTCCAGCCAGTGGTATGACTCTACAGGACCACAGTATGCACG GTTGCTAAGGGAGGAAGGAGATGGGGCCTGGTGTCCAGCTGGCCTCCTACAACCGGAGGATGTGCAGTTTCTCCAGATAGATCTGCATAAACTCTACTTCATCACGCTAGTGGGAACGCAGGGGCGGCACGCTCGAGCCACCGGGAAGGAATTTGCCCGAGCTTACCGGATCGACTATAGCCGCAACGGAGAGCGCTGGCTGTCTTGGAAGGACCGCCAGAACAGGCAG GTGATTCAAGGTAACACTGACACTTACGAAGTTGTCCTGAAAGATCTGCGTCCGCCTGTTATCGCCCGCTACATCCGAGTGATCCCAGTGACCGAGCAGCCCATGACTGTCTGCATGCGAGTGGAGCTCTATGGCTGCGTTTGGTTTG ATGGTTTGGAGTCATACAGCATGCCGGAGGGAGGCATGATTGCAGCTCCTGGCCACCCAATTGTTTACCTGAATGACTCAACCTATGATGGTTACCAAGAACGCAA GCTTTTGCATGGTGGTTTGGGCCAGCTGACCGATGGAGTTCTGGGCCTGGATGATTTTACCAAGAGCCATGAGTACCGTGTGTGGCCAGGCTATGACTACGTTGGCTGGAGAAACGACAGCTTTAGTGGTGGTGCTGTGGAAATGGAGTTCCAGTTTGACCGGCCAAGGAACTTCACCTCTATGAAG GTCCACTGCAATAACATGTTTTCCAAGGGAGTGAAGATCTTTCAGAGGGTAGAGTGCTTCTTTAAGCCACGGTTGATTGCAGAGTGGGAGTCTGAGCCTGTGGGTGTGGACACTGTCTTGGATGATAAAAATCCCAGTGCACGGTATGTGACTGTCCCCCTCAACCACCGTGTGGGCAAAGCCATCCTCTGCCACTTCTACTTTGCTGATACCTGGATGATGATCAGTGAAATCTCCTTCCAATCAG CAGACATGGATGCTGTCGACCCCACTGTGGTCACTGTGGCTTTAAGCACAACAATGGAAGTGTTCTTACTGGAGAAACCCAACGTGACGGAGGGGACTTGGG GAACCACCACATTGTTTGCCACAAGCCCCTGGATGGCACCCAAGACCGAGGAATCGAGCACCTCCAGCTTGGTTGGCTGTCTCGTGGCCATCATCTTGGttctcctcatcatcatcattgccATCCTGTGGAGGCAGTACGCCCAGAAGCGGCTGGAGACG GCTCCTCGGCGAATCCTGGAAGAAGACGCCACTGTCCGATTGTCCTTCTACAGCTCCAGGATTGTTGGTGGTCAGACACAGATCCACCAGACTAACCCCACCTATGAAAGGGTCTTCCCCTTGGACCTGGAATATCACCAGCCCACGACCCTGCTCCAGAAACTGCCTGAGCTCTCCCAAAGTGCTGAGGACTCAG CCTGCAGTGGCGATTACGCCGAGCCCGATCTTACCAAATGCACACCTCACCAAGGCTTCCAGAATAATGTCCCACACTACGCTGAAACGGATATTGTCAGCCTGCAGGGTGTGACAGGCAACAACACCTACGCTGTGCCGGCCATCACTGTCGACTCCTTGACCAAGAAGGACATCTCTGTGGCTGAGTTCCCgaggcagcagctgcagctgaagGAGAAGCTGGGGGAAGGGCAGTTTGGGGAG GTCCATCTGTGTGAAGCGGATGGTCTTCTAGAATTCCTGGGTCGGGGCTCTGCAGAGGCCTCCAGCAGGGCAGTCTTAGTAGCTGTAAAGATGCTCAGAGCCAACGTCACCAAGACAGCCAG GAACGATTTTCTAAAGGAAATCAAGATCATGTCCCGGCTAAAGGACCCAAATATCATCCGCCTCCTTGGTGTGTGTGTACGGGACGATCCGTTGTGTATGATCACCGAGTATATGGAGAATGGGGATCTTCACCAGTTCCTGTTGCAGAGGCAGAGCACAAGCACCTTCACGCTCTCCAATAACATTCCCTGTGTCAG CTGCCTCCACCTCCTGCTCATGGCTACCCAAATTGCCTCCGGCATGAAGTATTTGGCTTCCCTCAACTTTGTGCATCGAGACCTGGCTACGCGCAACTGCCTGGTTGGGAACAACTACACCATCAAGATTGCCGATTTTGGCATGAGCAGGAATCTGTACAGTGGCGATTACTACCGGATCCAAGGCAGGGCTGTGCTGCCCATTCGCTGGATGGCTTGGGAGAGTATCCTGCTG GGCAAGTTCACCACAGCCAGTGATGTGTGGGCCTTTGGTGTGACTCTGTGGGAGATGTTCACGCTGTGTAAAGAGCAGCCCTACAGCTGGCTCTCAGATGAACAGGTCATTGAGAACACAGGGGAGTTCTTCCGGGACCAAGGCCGCCAG GCTTATCTCTCTCAACCACTCCTGTGTCCAAATCTTGTGTTTTCCTTGATGATGAAGTGCTGGAGTCGAGATATCAAGGACCGCCCAGCATTCGAGGCTATCCACCTGTTTCTGGTGGAGCAAATGGACGGGAGCATTTGA